Proteins encoded together in one Pseudoalteromonas xiamenensis window:
- the gap gene encoding type I glyceraldehyde-3-phosphate dehydrogenase: MIKIAINGYGRIGRNVLRALYESNQQNEIKVVAINDLAPANVNAHLTQYDSVHGKFSQEVSLTGNTLVIGNDEIELVQERDPSNLPWARLGVDVVLECTGLFTDRASASKHIEAGAKKVIVSAPGKEMDATVVHGVNSDVLTASSNIISNASCTTNCLAPVAKALNDTIGIEQGSMTTIHAYTNDQVLTDVYHPDLYRARSATQSMIPTKTGAAAAVGLVLPELAGKLDGMAVRVPTINVSLVDLTFVASRETTKEEVNAAVKAAAQGAMAGVLEVNELPLVSIDFNHNPASSIFDATQTRVDGKLVKVMAWYDNEWGFSNRMLDQVKTLGKFL; the protein is encoded by the coding sequence ATGATTAAAATCGCAATTAATGGCTATGGCCGTATCGGTCGTAATGTTTTACGTGCTCTCTATGAGTCAAACCAACAAAATGAAATCAAAGTTGTTGCAATCAACGACTTGGCTCCAGCAAATGTAAATGCACACTTGACGCAATATGATTCAGTGCACGGCAAGTTTTCGCAAGAAGTGTCGCTTACAGGCAATACACTTGTCATTGGCAATGATGAAATCGAGCTGGTTCAAGAACGTGATCCATCAAATCTTCCTTGGGCACGTTTAGGTGTAGATGTTGTTCTTGAATGTACGGGGTTGTTTACTGACCGCGCAAGTGCCTCTAAACACATTGAAGCAGGTGCGAAAAAAGTAATCGTATCAGCACCAGGTAAAGAAATGGATGCCACGGTTGTTCACGGTGTAAATAGCGATGTACTGACTGCATCGAGTAACATCATTTCAAATGCCTCTTGCACGACTAACTGTTTAGCGCCTGTAGCGAAAGCATTGAACGATACTATCGGAATTGAACAAGGTAGTATGACCACTATTCACGCTTACACTAATGACCAGGTATTGACTGACGTATACCACCCAGATCTTTACCGTGCGCGCAGCGCAACGCAATCTATGATCCCAACAAAAACAGGTGCAGCAGCAGCTGTTGGTCTTGTGTTGCCTGAGCTTGCTGGAAAACTTGATGGTATGGCTGTTCGTGTTCCAACTATCAATGTGTCACTTGTGGATCTGACCTTTGTTGCGTCACGTGAAACGACTAAAGAAGAAGTCAATGCAGCGGTTAAAGCGGCAGCGCAGGGTGCTATGGCAGGCGTACTTGAAGTGAATGAACTACCTTTGGTATCAATTGACTTCAATCACAATCCAGCATCGTCTATTTTTGATGCAACACAAACACGTGTTGATGGCAAACTAGTTAAAGTAATGGCTTGGTACGACAACGAGTGGGGTTTCTCTAATCGTATGTTGGATCAAGTAAAAACACTTGGAAAATTCTTGTAA